A window from Polynucleobacter sp. MWH-UH25E encodes these proteins:
- a CDS encoding ABC transporter ATP-binding protein, with protein MTAHLLLDVADVSKRFGGLQALDSVGLQVPHGAIVGLIGPNGAGKTTFFNVITGLYPADSGIFLFDGASYFPESVSQVTKSGLARTFQNIRLFGEMSVLENVMVGCHCRSKAGLLGAIFRFPSTCREELQIREKSLALLAYVGLSNYADTQARNLSYGHQRRLEIARALATEPKLLALDEPAAGMNATEKLELRELLLRIRADGKTILLIEHDVSLVMGICDYLTVLDYGKVIASGKPADVREHPEVIRAYLGQGAA; from the coding sequence ATGACCGCGCATTTGTTATTGGATGTCGCTGATGTATCTAAACGCTTTGGTGGATTGCAGGCGCTCGACTCTGTTGGCCTGCAAGTTCCTCATGGTGCGATTGTTGGTCTAATTGGTCCCAATGGTGCTGGTAAAACTACGTTCTTTAATGTGATTACCGGCCTTTATCCTGCTGATTCCGGAATTTTCTTATTTGATGGAGCCTCTTATTTTCCAGAGTCAGTATCGCAAGTCACAAAATCTGGATTGGCGAGAACTTTTCAAAACATTCGTTTATTTGGCGAGATGTCTGTCCTTGAGAATGTGATGGTAGGTTGCCATTGTCGATCTAAGGCAGGATTGCTTGGCGCAATTTTCCGTTTTCCCTCTACTTGTCGTGAAGAGCTACAGATTCGAGAAAAGTCGCTTGCGTTACTGGCCTATGTTGGCTTGAGCAATTACGCAGATACGCAAGCCCGCAACCTCTCTTATGGGCATCAACGACGTTTGGAGATTGCTCGAGCATTAGCAACCGAACCGAAGTTATTGGCATTGGATGAGCCAGCGGCTGGTATGAATGCCACTGAAAAGTTGGAACTACGTGAGTTGCTATTGCGTATTCGTGCCGATGGAAAAACGATTCTGTTGATTGAGCATGATGTGAGCTTGGTAATGGGTATTTGCGACTATCTAACAGTGCTCGATTACGGTAAGGTGATTGCCTCAGGTAAGCCGGCTGATGTGCGCGAACATCCCGAAGTGATTAGGGCTTATCTTGGTCAGGGGGCTGCTTAA
- a CDS encoding ABC transporter ATP-binding protein, translating to MSALLRVEDLKVAYGGINAVKGIDLHVNQGELVALIGANGAGKSSSLKAIAGLLTPTAGAIQFANEETNGQPAYELARLGLGLVPEGRGVFKRMTILENLQMGAFLKSDSKAIERKLEEVFQYFPRLKERLSQLAGTLSGGEQQMVAMGRAMMAEPKLLLLDEPSMGLSPIMVETIFDVVRNLSKNGMTILLVEQNARLALQMADRAYVMESGLIALTGPGSELLQDPRVRTAYLGE from the coding sequence ATGAGTGCACTGCTCAGGGTTGAAGATTTGAAGGTAGCCTACGGCGGCATCAATGCGGTTAAGGGCATTGATCTGCATGTAAATCAAGGTGAGCTAGTTGCTTTAATTGGCGCCAATGGCGCTGGCAAAAGCTCTAGTCTTAAAGCTATCGCTGGTTTACTGACCCCAACCGCAGGCGCCATTCAATTTGCTAACGAGGAAACTAATGGTCAGCCCGCTTATGAATTGGCTCGATTGGGTCTTGGTCTAGTCCCGGAGGGGCGCGGTGTATTCAAGCGCATGACCATCCTAGAAAATTTACAGATGGGTGCCTTTTTGAAGAGCGATTCCAAGGCAATTGAGCGCAAGCTTGAAGAGGTCTTTCAATATTTCCCGAGATTGAAGGAGAGACTTTCTCAATTGGCTGGAACACTTTCTGGTGGTGAGCAGCAAATGGTGGCAATGGGTAGGGCAATGATGGCTGAGCCAAAACTATTGTTGCTTGATGAGCCTTCAATGGGCTTATCCCCCATCATGGTTGAAACCATCTTTGATGTGGTGCGCAATCTCTCCAAGAATGGCATGACCATTTTGTTGGTAGAGCAAAATGCACGTCTTGCCTTGCAAATGGCGGATCGGGCTTATGTGATGGAAAGTGGGTTGATTGCACTCACTGGCCCTGGATCGGAATTACTTCAAGATCCAAGGGTGCGTACCGCCTATTTAGGTGAATAA